A stretch of Campylobacter volucris DNA encodes these proteins:
- a CDS encoding amino acid ABC transporter permease yields the protein MNFFILNHQFNERKSLNFKIFIINAFMLAFIMFSFFYFIFLNATYNFDFLAILEYKDKMIFGFFTTFIISLLSLIIGVIFALILCYMSLCKIVILNMFARVYIELIRGTPLLVQVLLIYYIFADSLGLDNRYVCGVLILALFSSAYICEIFRAGILSVHKIQYESAKALGLSEFEIYKSVIFPQALKSVLAPLSGQLSNLIKDSSLLSVIAISELTQNAQEINAFTFSTLEIYIPLALCYLVLTLPISIFSRKLEKKLS from the coding sequence TTGAATTTTTTTATATTAAATCATCAATTTAACGAAAGAAAAAGCTTAAATTTTAAAATTTTTATCATCAATGCTTTTATGTTAGCTTTTATTATGTTTTCGTTTTTTTATTTTATCTTTTTAAATGCTACTTATAATTTTGATTTTCTAGCTATTTTAGAATACAAAGATAAAATGATTTTTGGATTTTTTACTACTTTTATAATTAGCTTATTATCTTTGATAATAGGTGTGATTTTTGCTTTGATTTTGTGTTATATGAGTCTTTGTAAAATAGTGATTTTAAATATGTTTGCAAGAGTTTATATAGAGCTTATTAGAGGCACTCCTTTATTGGTGCAAGTGCTTTTGATTTATTATATTTTTGCAGATAGCTTAGGACTTGATAATCGTTATGTATGCGGGGTATTAATCCTAGCTCTTTTTTCTAGTGCTTATATTTGTGAAATTTTTAGAGCAGGAATTTTAAGTGTGCATAAAATTCAATATGAAAGTGCCAAGGCTTTAGGGCTTAGTGAATTTGAAATTTATAAAAGCGTGATTTTCCCACAAGCTTTAAAAAGTGTCCTAGCTCCGCTTAGTGGTCAATTAAGCAATCTTATAAAAGATAGCTCTCTTTTAAGCGTAATAGCCATTTCAGAACTTACTCAAAATGCTCAAGAAATCAACGCTTTTACTTTTTCCACTTTAGAAATTTATATTCCTTTAGCACTTTGTTATTTGGTATTGACTTTACCTATATCTATTTTTTCAAGAAAGCTTGAAAAAAAGCTTTCTTAG
- a CDS encoding 4-methyl-5(beta-hydroxyethyl)-thiazole monophosphate synthesis protein, translating into MTKKVLIPLAKGFEEAEFIGIADVLKRAAKMSGNLELIIASLDDELIVEGANGICIKADTTLAKIDAKNLDAIAMAGGFEGMMNLKNNPTIIKIIQDLHTDKKIVAAICASPIVLAKAGVINGEFACYPGCESGIDGVRVSKAVVVNENVITSAGPATAILFGLELAKHLCSVEIYEKLYEGMLVSLTK; encoded by the coding sequence ATGACTAAAAAAGTGTTAATACCCCTTGCAAAGGGTTTTGAAGAGGCTGAATTTATAGGCATAGCTGATGTTTTAAAAAGAGCAGCTAAAATGAGTGGAAATTTAGAGCTTATCATCGCTTCTTTAGATGATGAGCTTATAGTTGAAGGAGCAAATGGAATTTGCATTAAAGCAGATACGACGCTAGCTAAGATCGATGCTAAAAATTTAGACGCCATTGCTATGGCTGGTGGATTTGAAGGAATGATGAATCTTAAAAATAACCCAACCATTATAAAAATCATCCAAGATCTTCATACGGATAAAAAAATAGTAGCAGCAATTTGTGCTTCGCCTATAGTATTGGCTAAAGCAGGGGTGATTAATGGAGAATTTGCTTGTTATCCAGGATGTGAAAGTGGTATTGATGGAGTTAGAGTTTCTAAAGCTGTTGTGGTAAATGAAAATGTCATCACTTCAGCAGGACCTGCTACGGCGATATTGTTTGGCTTAGAGCTTGCTAAACACTTGTGTTCGGTAGAAATTTATGAAAAACTTTATGAAGGTATGCTTGTCTCGCTTACAAAATAA
- a CDS encoding tetraacyldisaccharide 4'-kinase, protein MTWLDKYFFKPSFYQKLLAFLLLPFSFLYTLIAILNTKFKKEVQFSIPIISVGNLTIGGNGKTPICKAIAAEFEKNFIILRGYKRKSKGLIVVKHNHQILCDISKSGDEAMEYALNKECFGVIVSEDRILGIKKAIELGAKIVILDDAFSKFHIKKFDILLFGKEKPYFNFTLPSGAYRLPKIYEKKADFITYEGKDFTRYSYVKENQKAILITSIAKPFRLYEHFIKARACYFFADHYAFSKEELETLLKKHHCDTLMLTFKDYVKVKDFGFKTELIKLEIVLNENFKERLKAYVKEFN, encoded by the coding sequence ATGACTTGGCTTGATAAGTATTTTTTTAAACCTAGCTTTTATCAAAAACTGTTAGCATTTTTGCTTTTACCCTTTAGTTTTTTATATACTTTAATAGCCATTTTAAATACCAAATTTAAAAAAGAAGTGCAATTTAGCATACCCATTATAAGTGTAGGAAATTTAACCATAGGTGGAAATGGAAAAACCCCAATTTGCAAAGCTATTGCAGCTGAATTTGAAAAAAATTTCATCATTTTAAGAGGTTATAAACGAAAAAGCAAAGGACTTATAGTTGTTAAACACAATCATCAAATTTTATGCGATATAAGCAAAAGTGGCGATGAAGCTATGGAATATGCGTTAAATAAAGAATGTTTTGGTGTTATAGTAAGTGAAGATAGGATTTTAGGTATAAAAAAGGCTATTGAATTAGGTGCTAAAATAGTTATTTTAGATGATGCATTTTCTAAATTTCATATTAAAAAATTTGATATTTTGCTTTTTGGAAAAGAAAAGCCTTATTTTAATTTCACCTTGCCAAGCGGGGCTTATCGTTTGCCAAAAATTTATGAAAAAAAAGCTGATTTTATCACCTATGAAGGAAAAGATTTTACGCGTTATTCTTATGTAAAAGAAAACCAAAAAGCTATTTTAATCACTTCCATAGCTAAGCCTTTTAGATTATACGAGCATTTTATCAAAGCTAGGGCTTGTTATTTTTTTGCTGATCACTATGCTTTTAGCAAAGAAGAGCTTGAAACGCTTTTAAAAAAACATCATTGTGATACTTTAATGCTAACTTTTAAAGATTATGTAAAGGTGAAAGATTTTGGTTTTAAAACAGAGCTTATAAAATTAGAAATTGTTTTAAATGAAAATTTCAAAGAGCGTTTAAAAGCTTATGTAAAAGAATTTAACTAA
- a CDS encoding N-carbamoylputrescine amidohydrolase: MKVALIQQKFHQNKKDTINKTCEFIKQAKKENAELVCLQELHQTQYFCQSENVDFFDLANDYEKDINFWSEVARENEIVLVTSLFEKRSAGLYHNTSVVFEKDGKLAGKYRKMHIPDDPCFYEKFYFTQGDLGFEPIKTSLGKLGVLVCWDQWYPEAARIMALKGAQILIYPTAIGWFDKDDKEEKQRQLNAWINIQRAHAIANGLPVVSINRVGFEKDESGVEDGIRFWGNSFVFGAQGEELFMADNENELCKIVDINMQRCENVRRWWPFLRDRRIEFYNDLTKRFID, translated from the coding sequence ATGAAAGTAGCTTTGATACAGCAAAAATTTCATCAAAATAAAAAAGATACTATAAATAAAACTTGTGAATTTATAAAACAAGCTAAAAAAGAAAATGCCGAGCTTGTATGTTTGCAAGAGCTTCATCAAACTCAGTATTTTTGCCAGAGTGAAAATGTGGATTTTTTTGATTTGGCAAATGATTATGAAAAAGATATAAATTTTTGGTCAGAAGTAGCTAGGGAAAATGAGATAGTTTTGGTTACTTCTTTGTTTGAAAAAAGAAGTGCGGGGCTTTATCATAATACAAGTGTAGTTTTTGAAAAAGATGGAAAGTTAGCAGGAAAGTATCGCAAGATGCATATACCTGATGATCCTTGTTTTTATGAGAAATTTTATTTTACACAAGGTGATTTGGGTTTTGAGCCTATAAAAACAAGTCTTGGTAAGCTTGGAGTTTTGGTATGTTGGGATCAGTGGTATCCTGAAGCTGCTAGGATTATGGCTTTAAAAGGTGCGCAAATTTTGATATATCCTACGGCTATTGGTTGGTTTGATAAAGATGACAAAGAAGAAAAACAAAGACAATTAAATGCTTGGATCAATATACAAAGAGCTCACGCCATAGCAAATGGCTTGCCTGTTGTGAGTATAAATAGAGTAGGTTTTGAAAAAGATGAAAGTGGCGTAGAAGATGGCATAAGATTTTGGGGAAATTCTTTTGTTTTTGGAGCACAAGGCGAAGAACTTTTTATGGCAGATAATGAAAATGAACTTTGTAAAATAGTGGATATAAATATGCAAAGATGTGAAAATGTGCGTAGATGGTGGCCATTTTTACGCGATAGACGCATAGAATTTTATAATGATTTGACTAAGAGATTTATTGATTAA
- a CDS encoding SelT/SelW/SelH family (seleno)protein: MEVKIYYCNFUNYKPQAARVAEEIQNEFKNAQISTIEKGGGHFIVEVNGKIIYSKKDLFNCEVDRFPHEGEITQLIKTM; encoded by the coding sequence ATGGAAGTAAAAATTTATTATTGTAATTTTTGAAACTACAAACCACAAGCTGCAAGGGTTGCAGAAGAAATACAAAATGAGTTCAAAAATGCACAAATTTCTACCATAGAAAAAGGTGGAGGACATTTTATCGTTGAAGTAAATGGTAAAATCATTTATTCAAAAAAAGATTTATTTAATTGCGAAGTGGATAGATTTCCCCATGAAGGAGAAATCACTCAGCTAATCAAAACGATGTAA
- a CDS encoding cation diffusion facilitator family transporter: MNLAKIATISASICAIFLAIVKFVIGFTTGSVAILASAIDSLVDFVISILNFLALKKASQKSNNQYNFGYSKIEALMGLLEGFVIFIIGVYIFYESIVKIYHQERVDNLNLGIYVMVFALVVTFILVLFLSYVAKKTQSLIVESDCLHYKSDVLTNFFTLLALVIIYFTQFYIIDAIFGILVSFYIAFSSFKIIKKSLEFLMDKALDKEVVDWIQVCIQKHPEIISFHQLKTRQSPDKKYLSVHLVFCPIISLLNAHKIADDIEDEIRKNYKDDKWDIQIHLDPYDDSEEERVKNESSFDTAKISSK; the protein is encoded by the coding sequence ATGAATTTAGCCAAAATTGCAACTATTAGTGCTAGTATTTGTGCTATTTTTTTAGCTATTGTGAAATTTGTGATTGGTTTTACTACAGGATCAGTAGCTATACTTGCTAGTGCGATTGATTCTTTGGTGGATTTTGTTATTTCTATTTTGAATTTTTTAGCACTAAAAAAAGCTTCTCAAAAATCAAACAATCAATATAATTTTGGTTATTCCAAAATAGAAGCTTTAATGGGATTGCTTGAAGGTTTTGTGATTTTTATTATAGGTGTTTATATTTTTTATGAAAGTATAGTAAAAATTTACCATCAAGAAAGGGTTGATAATCTAAATTTAGGCATTTATGTTATGGTATTTGCCTTAGTGGTGACTTTTATTTTGGTGTTATTTTTATCTTATGTGGCTAAAAAAACTCAAAGTTTGATTGTAGAGTCTGATTGTTTGCATTATAAAAGCGATGTTTTGACAAATTTCTTTACATTATTAGCTTTGGTGATTATTTATTTTACACAATTTTATATTATTGATGCTATTTTTGGGATATTGGTAAGCTTTTATATAGCTTTTTCTTCGTTTAAGATTATCAAAAAAAGCTTAGAATTTTTAATGGATAAAGCTTTGGATAAAGAAGTGGTAGATTGGATACAAGTTTGCATACAAAAACATCCTGAAATCATTAGTTTCCATCAATTAAAAACGCGTCAAAGTCCTGATAAAAAATATCTTAGTGTGCATTTAGTGTTTTGTCCTATAATTTCTTTACTAAATGCACATAAAATAGCTGATGATATAGAAGATGAGATTAGAAAAAACTATAAAGATGATAAGTGGGATATACAAATTCATCTTGATCCATATGATGATTCTGAAGAAGAAAGGGTAAAAAATGAAAGTAGCTTTGATACAGCAAAAATTTCATCAAAATAA
- the kdsB gene encoding 3-deoxy-manno-octulosonate cytidylyltransferase → MIIIPARLKSTRFENKILCDINGLPMFIYTAKKMQELDEVCVAVDDEEILELAQKYNIKAVLTSKNHESGTDRINQACEILNLNQEEIIINVQADEPFIETQNIKKFKEFSQEAFEKNEAFMTSCYKNIKDLASTQDPNLVKVVIDCNDFALYFSRSKIPFERASYKENFKAHLGIYAYKVKNLKEFCALKNSALEECEKLEQLRALENGKKIKMLLIQTQSIGIDTKEDYKKALNFLKGLK, encoded by the coding sequence ATGATTATTATACCAGCAAGATTAAAATCAACCCGATTTGAAAATAAAATATTATGTGATATAAATGGCCTTCCTATGTTTATTTATACAGCTAAAAAAATGCAAGAACTTGATGAAGTTTGCGTAGCTGTAGATGATGAAGAGATTTTAGAATTAGCACAAAAATACAACATAAAAGCGGTTTTAACAAGTAAAAATCACGAAAGTGGCACAGATAGAATCAATCAAGCTTGTGAAATTTTAAATTTAAACCAAGAAGAAATCATCATCAATGTCCAAGCTGATGAGCCTTTTATAGAAACACAAAATATAAAAAAATTTAAAGAATTTAGCCAAGAAGCTTTTGAAAAAAATGAAGCTTTTATGACAAGTTGTTATAAAAATATAAAAGACTTAGCAAGCACTCAAGATCCAAATTTGGTTAAGGTGGTTATAGATTGTAATGATTTTGCTTTATATTTTTCAAGATCTAAAATTCCTTTTGAGAGGGCAAGTTATAAAGAAAATTTCAAAGCACATTTAGGAATTTATGCTTATAAGGTAAAAAATCTAAAAGAATTTTGTGCTTTAAAAAATTCAGCTCTTGAAGAGTGTGAAAAATTAGAACAATTAAGAGCTTTAGAAAATGGTAAAAAAATTAAAATGCTATTAATTCAAACCCAAAGTATAGGTATAGATACCAAAGAAGATTATAAAAAAGCTTTAAATTTTTTAAAAGGATTAAAATGA
- a CDS encoding transporter substrate-binding domain-containing protein — translation MKKIILLFILAFCLNAKDLTVGMELAYPPFEMSDNAGNPSGISVDFLKEFAKENNYTLKIQNIAWDGLIPALKSKKIDLIMSSMSISEQRQKVLDFTVPYAKANLAILSAKKSNINSINDLNQKGKIIALKRGTSAHIYAQKHLKNAKILVFDKENAAILEVVQAKADGFIYDQMSIYKAWKKNPEQTKAIFTPFEEKPEQWAIALNKDNAKLKQELDKFIQKSKENGFFDFLAQKYLKDIQDIFKEQNLEFFF, via the coding sequence ATGAAAAAAATTATTTTATTGTTTATCTTAGCCTTTTGTCTTAACGCTAAAGATTTAACAGTAGGAATGGAACTAGCTTATCCTCCTTTTGAAATGAGTGATAATGCAGGAAATCCAAGTGGAATAAGTGTGGATTTTTTAAAAGAATTTGCTAAAGAAAATAACTACACTTTAAAAATTCAAAATATAGCTTGGGATGGACTCATACCAGCCCTTAAAAGTAAAAAAATAGACTTGATTATGTCTTCCATGAGTATTAGCGAGCAAAGACAAAAAGTGCTTGATTTTACCGTGCCTTATGCAAAAGCAAATCTAGCCATTTTAAGTGCTAAAAAATCAAACATAAACTCCATTAATGATTTAAATCAAAAAGGAAAAATCATAGCTTTAAAAAGAGGTACTAGTGCGCATATTTATGCCCAAAAACATCTTAAAAACGCAAAAATTTTAGTTTTTGATAAAGAAAATGCTGCAATTTTAGAAGTAGTTCAAGCAAAAGCTGATGGTTTTATATATGATCAAATGAGTATTTACAAAGCATGGAAAAAAAATCCTGAGCAAACTAAAGCCATTTTCACTCCTTTTGAAGAAAAACCAGAACAATGGGCAATAGCTCTAAACAAAGACAATGCAAAATTAAAACAAGAGCTTGATAAATTTATACAAAAATCAAAAGAAAATGGTTTTTTTGATTTCTTAGCTCAAAAATATTTAAAAGATATACAAGATATTTTTAAAGAGCAAAATCTTGAATTTTTCTTCTAA
- a CDS encoding agmatine deiminase has translation MRKSIAEWHKQELLLLSLPHKDTDWKPYLEEILQSYEEFIKAVARFQKVLLIAPGESDFARFKSIENVDFFQCETNDTWIRDFGAIDVYEDEKLIGLDFTFNAWGDKFQSSLDNAVNSKLFNNKLQGKLEKIDFILEGGSIDFNGDGVMLTTTTCLLNENRNLHFNQAQIEKKLKDIFGLKEIIWLENGFIKGDDTDSHVDTLARFINENTIAYCICEDENDEHYEALKAMENELKKTKFNLLPLPLPKPIYYNDKRLGATYANFVFINNALIVPTYNDTNDSIIINALQKACKDREVIGVDARVFLRQNGSLHCSCQNRYQGLR, from the coding sequence ATGAGAAAAAGCATAGCTGAATGGCATAAGCAAGAATTACTTTTACTTTCTTTGCCTCATAAGGATACTGATTGGAAGCCTTATTTAGAAGAAATTTTACAAAGTTATGAAGAATTTATAAAAGCTGTGGCTAGATTTCAAAAAGTGTTATTAATCGCGCCTGGTGAAAGTGATTTTGCAAGATTTAAAAGCATTGAAAATGTAGATTTTTTTCAGTGTGAAACTAATGATACTTGGATTAGAGATTTTGGTGCTATTGATGTTTATGAAGATGAAAAACTCATAGGACTTGATTTTACCTTTAATGCTTGGGGGGATAAATTTCAAAGCTCTTTAGATAATGCTGTAAATTCTAAACTTTTTAACAATAAACTACAAGGAAAATTAGAAAAAATAGATTTTATTTTAGAAGGTGGAAGCATTGATTTTAATGGTGATGGAGTTATGCTTACTACCACCACTTGCCTTTTAAATGAAAATAGAAATTTGCACTTTAATCAAGCACAAATTGAAAAAAAATTAAAAGATATTTTTGGATTGAAAGAAATTATATGGCTTGAAAATGGCTTTATAAAAGGCGATGACACAGACTCTCATGTGGATACTTTAGCACGGTTTATAAATGAAAATACCATAGCATATTGTATTTGCGAAGATGAAAACGATGAGCACTATGAAGCTTTAAAAGCTATGGAAAATGAGCTTAAAAAAACTAAATTTAACCTTTTACCTTTACCTTTACCAAAGCCTATTTATTATAATGATAAAAGACTTGGAGCTACTTATGCAAATTTTGTTTTTATCAATAATGCTTTAATAGTCCCAACTTATAATGACACAAACGATAGTATTATCATTAATGCTTTACAAAAAGCTTGTAAAGATCGAGAGGTAATTGGCGTTGATGCAAGGGTGTTTTTAAGGCAAAATGGATCTTTGCATTGTTCTTGTCAAAATCGCTATCAAGGATTAAGATGA
- a CDS encoding MBL fold metallo-hydrolase, whose translation MRILKCPCGPYETNCYIVDYDNKQIIIDPGENALDFIKENAKNPLAILNTHGHYDHVFDNAKVKNAYHIPIYIHKNDAFMLQDPFNYGFEHSFADVLIENENEIKIDEFVFKFHYFPGHTPGCCMIELCGKDVLFSGDFLFYRSIGRWDFPYSDANLMKESLLKVLNYEKDYELLPGHGQKTSLKEEQNAIPAWLRYF comes from the coding sequence ATGCGTATTTTAAAATGTCCTTGTGGTCCTTATGAGACAAATTGTTATATTGTTGATTATGATAATAAGCAAATCATCATCGATCCAGGTGAAAATGCTTTGGATTTTATAAAAGAAAATGCTAAAAATCCTCTTGCGATTTTAAATACCCATGGTCATTATGATCATGTATTTGATAATGCTAAGGTAAAAAATGCTTATCATATTCCAATTTATATCCATAAAAATGATGCTTTTATGTTGCAAGATCCTTTTAATTATGGTTTTGAGCATTCTTTTGCAGATGTTTTGATTGAAAATGAAAATGAGATAAAAATTGATGAGTTTGTTTTCAAATTTCATTATTTTCCAGGGCATACTCCAGGATGTTGCATGATAGAATTGTGTGGTAAAGATGTGCTTTTTAGCGGTGATTTTTTATTTTATAGGAGTATAGGAAGATGGGATTTTCCATATTCTGATGCTAATTTAATGAAAGAAAGTTTATTAAAAGTTTTAAATTATGAAAAAGATTATGAACTTTTACCAGGTCATGGTCAAAAAACCAGTTTAAAAGAAGAGCAAAATGCTATACCAGCGTGGCTTAGGTATTTTTAA
- the thrC gene encoding threonine synthase: MLLHSTQDITQTSSFSNALLNPSAPNNALYAPLNLPRLNPENLKNLNYKELALKIIGAFDFDINLQIFQKALEVYDNFDDKNCPINITKINENLYINELYHGPTRAFKDMALQPFGVLLEYLKKDDFYLIMCATSGDTGPATLKSFENKKNIKVVCIYPNDGTSKTQALQMIHSKACNLKSIAIKGNFDDAQNALKTLLNDEEFKAVLKKENIHLSAANSVNFGRILFQIIYHYYASLKLDKNLDIIIPSGNFGDALGAYYAKKMGAKISKIKIASNSNNILSEFFNSGRYDLRTKTLQKTISPAMDILISSNIERLLFDKFKDQRTKELMLNLKNEKFYELNFEELKLLQEDFEADFCTDEECMHYIKQYQDYLLDPHTCTCFKMLDSNTPTLITSTAQWSKFTPSMYKALFNKECLDEKKAMQEIANQFNQNIHPNIACLFEQEDIKVKTYKIDDLKQTIIDWIKQ, encoded by the coding sequence ATGTTATTACATTCTACTCAAGATATTACCCAAACTTCAAGTTTTTCAAATGCTTTATTAAATCCAAGTGCTCCAAATAACGCACTTTATGCTCCTTTAAATTTACCACGATTAAATCCTGAAAATCTAAAAAATTTAAACTACAAAGAACTTGCTTTAAAAATCATTGGTGCATTTGATTTTGACATCAATTTGCAAATTTTTCAAAAGGCTTTAGAAGTTTATGATAATTTTGATGATAAAAATTGTCCCATCAATATCACAAAAATCAATGAAAATTTATATATCAATGAACTATATCATGGGCCAACTAGAGCTTTTAAAGATATGGCTTTACAACCTTTTGGAGTGCTTTTAGAGTATTTAAAAAAAGATGATTTTTATTTAATCATGTGCGCAACAAGCGGTGATACAGGCCCAGCTACTCTAAAAAGTTTTGAAAATAAAAAAAATATCAAAGTAGTTTGCATTTATCCAAATGATGGCACAAGCAAAACCCAAGCTTTGCAAATGATTCATTCTAAAGCTTGTAATTTAAAATCTATTGCTATAAAAGGAAATTTTGATGATGCGCAAAATGCACTAAAAACACTTTTAAATGATGAAGAATTTAAAGCTGTATTAAAAAAAGAAAACATCCACTTAAGTGCGGCTAATTCTGTTAATTTTGGAAGAATACTTTTTCAAATTATTTATCATTATTATGCAAGTTTAAAATTAGATAAAAATTTAGATATTATCATTCCAAGTGGAAATTTTGGCGATGCTTTGGGTGCGTATTATGCTAAAAAAATGGGAGCAAAAATTTCAAAAATTAAAATCGCTTCTAATAGCAATAATATTTTGAGTGAATTTTTTAATAGCGGAAGGTATGATTTAAGAACAAAAACTCTCCAAAAAACTATCTCTCCAGCTATGGACATACTTATATCTTCTAATATAGAAAGATTGCTTTTTGATAAATTTAAAGATCAAAGAACCAAAGAATTAATGCTAAATTTGAAAAATGAAAAATTTTATGAACTTAATTTTGAAGAATTAAAGCTTTTGCAAGAAGATTTTGAAGCTGATTTTTGCACCGATGAAGAATGTATGCATTATATAAAGCAATACCAAGATTATCTTTTAGATCCGCATACTTGCACTTGTTTTAAAATGCTAGATTCAAATACCCCTACTCTAATAACCTCTACTGCACAATGGAGCAAATTTACACCAAGTATGTATAAAGCTTTGTTTAATAAGGAATGTTTAGATGAAAAAAAAGCAATGCAAGAAATTGCTAATCAATTTAATCAAAACATTCATCCTAACATAGCTTGTTTATTTGAACAAGAAGATATAAAGGTAAAAACTTATAAGATTGATGATTTAAAACAAACCATTATAGATTGGATTAAACAATGA
- a CDS encoding NAD+ synthase produces the protein MNYTKLQELLINFIKKQAGNKNLVLGLSGGIDSALVAHLCKMAVNERLFTLLMPTKNSNKQNLDDALKLCKTLQIHHEIIYIDEILQSFEKVSKDLNLIRKGNFTARIRMSLLYDYSALKNALVVGTSNKSELMLGYGTIYGDLACAFNPLATLYKSEIFEFAKFIGVHENFINKAPSADLWPNQSDENDLGYAYKQLDEVLKAIENNENLDHFDENLKNLVLKRIKENAFKRKLPTTLESII, from the coding sequence ATGAATTATACAAAATTACAAGAATTATTAATCAATTTTATAAAAAAACAAGCCGGAAATAAAAATTTAGTCCTAGGATTAAGTGGTGGGATAGATTCTGCTTTGGTGGCTCATCTTTGCAAGATGGCAGTAAATGAAAGACTTTTTACACTTTTAATGCCTACAAAAAATTCTAATAAACAAAATTTAGACGATGCATTAAAACTTTGTAAAACATTGCAAATCCATCATGAGATTATTTATATTGATGAAATTTTACAAAGCTTTGAAAAGGTAAGCAAAGATTTAAATTTAATACGCAAAGGAAATTTCACAGCAAGAATTCGTATGAGTTTATTGTATGATTATTCTGCTTTAAAAAATGCCTTAGTCGTAGGCACTTCAAACAAAAGTGAATTAATGCTTGGCTATGGAACTATTTATGGAGATTTAGCTTGTGCTTTTAATCCTTTAGCTACTCTTTATAAAAGCGAAATTTTTGAATTTGCTAAATTTATAGGTGTGCATGAAAATTTTATCAATAAAGCTCCTAGCGCTGATCTTTGGCCAAATCAAAGCGATGAAAACGATCTTGGTTATGCCTATAAACAATTAGATGAAGTTTTAAAAGCTATAGAAAATAATGAAAATTTAGATCATTTTGATGAAAATTTAAAAAATTTAGTTTTAAAACGCATAAAAGAAAATGCTTTTAAAAGAAAACTTCCCACTACACTAGAAAGCATTATATGA